In the genome of Hymenobacter cellulosivorans, one region contains:
- a CDS encoding lantibiotic dehydratase family protein: MELNYFKQCLVRTPLLPFNPGKEYTLQKKEFREALYIASRDLYFEMLRYEKGEIKKEKEIESLEKTLLKYWLRMQSRTTPFGKFSGISMVNIGDKNNIVYSDNNPSTRLDMAALCLIIDHFERNEILKDHILYYPNDSMYLIGDKIRYIEYTSKLNTYEYQISTVDRSTYLENVIKESRKGASRTELHKALARLDETLENEDITAFLTELVDSKILVSELTPCLTEPDNLSRILDILKAKSVHSPLVENLNEINTIIQAINYPNANRDLIALYEDIIRKIKLFNLSFDYNKIFQVDTKTIFSNAELDKSIVDEVVEAVNFCVKINPFPSKSPELETFKNKFIERYESQMVNLLKVMDSDAGIGYPAYESNYSNSLIESLALPVKGNKIVTKRWSTNFEKIILEKIIDSQKNNKKEVDLSESDFNVVGSNRTYNTFGCLFEVLNNDGLILLNSFGDNSGAKLMSRFSYLDRNIVTLIKQITDKDNSVNDNIIDAELLYLPNPRHGNIIGRPQGVREYDITCLSASDNDENLCLPISDLLVGVVNNRIVLKSSRLNKELNVYHTNAFNYSFTDLPVFKFLGDLQYQRNYVSGFSFSNIGLDHMPRIKYKNVILSLATWTINTKLIRKKILNKSVEESANMIVDEFSLPEKILHCQSDNELYIDLNDISCCRLFIEIIMKNETVIIKEFLFDSKCSLITDSDNNNYRNQFNISLFKN, from the coding sequence ATGGAACTCAATTATTTCAAACAGTGCCTTGTCAGAACACCTTTATTGCCTTTTAACCCAGGTAAGGAATACACGCTTCAAAAAAAGGAGTTCAGAGAGGCTCTATACATAGCTTCAAGGGATCTGTATTTTGAAATGCTGAGGTACGAAAAGGGGGAAATTAAGAAAGAAAAGGAAATAGAAAGCCTAGAGAAAACCCTTTTGAAGTATTGGCTTAGAATGCAAAGCAGGACAACTCCGTTTGGAAAGTTCTCTGGAATTTCAATGGTCAATATTGGTGATAAAAACAATATCGTCTACTCTGATAATAACCCTTCCACCAGGCTAGATATGGCAGCCCTTTGCCTTATCATAGATCATTTTGAAAGAAATGAAATTTTAAAAGATCATATATTATACTATCCGAATGATAGTATGTATCTTATTGGTGACAAGATCCGGTATATAGAATACACATCAAAATTAAACACGTATGAATACCAAATATCAACAGTAGACAGATCAACTTATTTAGAAAATGTGATCAAAGAAAGTAGGAAAGGTGCTAGTAGAACAGAGTTGCATAAGGCACTTGCTCGCCTTGACGAAACTTTGGAGAATGAGGATATCACTGCTTTTTTGACCGAATTAGTTGATTCTAAAATACTTGTTAGCGAATTAACTCCGTGTCTGACCGAACCAGATAACTTATCTAGAATTCTGGATATATTAAAAGCCAAGAGCGTACATTCACCTTTGGTAGAAAACTTGAATGAAATAAATACAATAATTCAAGCTATAAACTATCCTAATGCGAATCGTGATTTGATTGCATTGTATGAAGACATAATACGGAAAATTAAATTATTTAACTTGTCATTTGATTATAATAAAATATTTCAAGTTGATACTAAAACTATTTTTTCAAATGCTGAATTAGACAAATCTATAGTAGATGAAGTTGTTGAAGCAGTGAATTTTTGTGTTAAAATAAATCCTTTCCCAAGCAAATCACCTGAATTAGAAACTTTCAAAAATAAGTTCATTGAAAGATATGAAAGCCAGATGGTTAACCTGCTAAAGGTTATGGACTCTGATGCGGGTATAGGTTATCCTGCATACGAAAGCAATTACAGCAATAGCTTAATTGAATCATTGGCTCTTCCTGTCAAAGGCAATAAAATTGTAACTAAACGCTGGAGCACTAATTTTGAAAAGATTATCCTGGAAAAAATTATTGATTCACAAAAGAATAATAAGAAAGAAGTTGACCTAAGTGAGAGTGATTTCAATGTGGTTGGATCTAATAGGACATATAATACCTTCGGGTGCTTATTTGAAGTTTTGAATAATGATGGATTAATTTTACTCAATTCGTTCGGTGATAACTCTGGTGCTAAATTAATGAGCAGATTCTCCTATTTAGACAGAAACATTGTTACTCTTATCAAACAAATTACAGACAAAGACAATAGCGTTAATGACAATATCATCGATGCTGAACTGCTCTATCTGCCAAATCCAAGACATGGAAATATTATAGGTCGCCCTCAAGGTGTTAGAGAGTATGATATAACGTGTTTATCCGCATCAGATAACGATGAAAATCTGTGCCTTCCAATATCTGATTTGCTCGTGGGTGTTGTAAATAATAGAATTGTCTTAAAGTCAAGTAGACTTAATAAAGAATTAAATGTGTATCACACAAACGCATTTAATTATTCATTTACTGATTTACCGGTATTCAAGTTCTTAGGAGACTTACAGTATCAGCGTAATTATGTATCCGGGTTTTCTTTTTCAAACATTGGTCTGGATCACATGCCAAGAATAAAATACAAAAATGTAATCTTGTCATTGGCCACTTGGACTATAAATACAAAGTTAATAAGAAAAAAAATTCTAAATAAGAGCGTTGAAGAGTCAGCTAATATGATTGTTGATGAGTTCAGTTTGCCAGAAAAAATTTTACACTGTCAAAGCGATAACGAACTTTATATAGATCTCAACGACATAAGTTGCTGTCGACTT
- a CDS encoding alpha/beta fold hydrolase has protein sequence MLETFKKIIYSLILLGSRETQGQNNNVPYVSQSLDISKYKGEYSKFQFEGYIYGSNDIIGNSGAAFVLSQHQLNKKFIKSYNTGTADAYIKNKWNKYTIIENLDPKTSILFLGIFFNGNNTLFFDDFSLCLIDRNNNKIRIPLRNADFENNNLNDWGLNRVSNDQYAKLSLDESVFLSGTHSLKLESVQKDLESKSSKKYGENVNAGKYVEVNGVKIYYEVYGNGEPLLLLHGNGESINSFRNQISELANHFFVIALDTRGQGKSTENGDKFNYDLFAQDVNEFLKSLNIKKANILGWSDGGNTALTLALRFPEKINKLAVFGANLFNNETSIEKEVNLQLMSQVRAMESDEISKNSVKYRLKKLLLEEPNLDPKELSSIHIPVLVMAGEKDVIKKNHTELIAKSIPNSKLKIFKNAGHYVPQEDYKQFNQIVIDFFKN, from the coding sequence ATGCTAGAGACATTTAAAAAAATAATATATTCTTTAATCCTATTAGGATCACGTGAAACGCAGGGACAAAATAACAATGTGCCGTATGTATCACAATCTCTTGATATATCAAAATATAAAGGCGAGTATAGTAAATTTCAATTTGAGGGGTATATCTATGGGAGCAATGATATCATTGGCAATTCTGGAGCCGCTTTTGTGCTCTCTCAACATCAATTAAATAAAAAATTCATAAAATCTTATAACACTGGCACTGCAGATGCATATATTAAGAATAAATGGAATAAATACACCATAATTGAAAATTTGGATCCCAAAACTTCGATTTTATTCTTAGGAATCTTTTTCAATGGTAATAATACTTTGTTTTTCGATGACTTTAGCCTCTGTCTCATCGATAGAAATAATAATAAAATAAGAATACCATTAAGAAATGCCGATTTTGAAAATAATAATTTGAATGATTGGGGCCTGAATAGAGTTTCCAATGATCAGTATGCTAAGTTATCGTTAGACGAGAGTGTATTTCTGAGTGGAACACATTCATTAAAATTGGAAAGTGTTCAAAAAGATTTAGAATCAAAATCAAGTAAGAAGTACGGCGAAAATGTTAATGCGGGAAAATATGTAGAAGTTAATGGTGTTAAAATTTATTATGAAGTGTACGGCAATGGCGAACCGCTGCTATTGCTACATGGGAACGGTGAATCTATAAATTCTTTTAGAAATCAAATAAGTGAACTAGCCAATCATTTTTTTGTAATAGCATTGGACACAAGGGGACAAGGCAAATCAACAGAAAATGGAGATAAATTTAATTATGACTTATTTGCACAAGATGTAAACGAATTTTTGAAAAGCTTAAATATAAAAAAGGCTAATATACTAGGATGGAGCGATGGCGGGAACACAGCGTTGACGTTAGCTTTAAGATTTCCTGAAAAAATTAACAAACTGGCTGTTTTTGGGGCTAACCTATTCAATAACGAAACATCGATTGAAAAAGAGGTTAATCTTCAACTCATGTCACAGGTTAGAGCCATGGAAAGCGATGAAATTTCTAAAAATAGCGTTAAGTATAGGCTTAAGAAATTATTACTAGAAGAGCCGAATTTAGACCCGAAAGAATTAAGTAGCATTCATATTCCTGTGCTGGTTATGGCAGGAGAAAAAGACGTGATCAAAAAAAATCACACAGAGTTGATAGCCAAAAGCATTCCTAATAGCAAGTTAAAAATTTTCAAAAATGCAGGTCATTATGTGCCCCAAGAGGATTATAAGCAGTTCAATCAAATTGTAATTGATTTTTTCAAGAACTAG
- a CDS encoding transposase, whose translation MLRYMDDQSLRKRIDDQLDKLESTHTFARDVFYGLIIRGCYCAG comes from the coding sequence CTGCTCCGCTACATGGACGACCAAAGCCTGCGCAAGCGCATCGACGACCAGCTGGACAAGCTCGAAAGCACGCATACCTTCGCCCGAGACGTGTTTTACGGTTTAATCATCCGGGGGTGCTATTGCGCCGGATGA
- a CDS encoding SDR family oxidoreductase, giving the protein MKGKVVLITGATSGIGRSCALVFGQAGAQVVITGRDEVRLAATRQELQQQGIACHAVRADVGVEADSARAVAETITAFGRLDVLINNAGISMRAMFQDADLGVIERLMQTNFFGTVYTTKFALPHILATKGSIVGISSIAGYRGLPGRTGYSASKFAMHGFLEALRTELLPQGVHVLVACPGFTASNIRQTALAADGSAQGESPRDEGKMMTSEEVAHHLLRAVQQRRRDLVLTAQGKLTVFLNKWLPGLADRLVLNHFRKEEGSPVK; this is encoded by the coding sequence ATGAAAGGAAAAGTGGTGCTCATTACGGGTGCTACCTCGGGCATCGGCCGGTCCTGCGCCCTGGTATTTGGCCAGGCCGGAGCCCAGGTCGTCATCACGGGCCGCGACGAAGTCCGTCTGGCCGCCACCCGCCAGGAGCTTCAACAGCAGGGCATTGCCTGCCATGCTGTGCGCGCCGACGTGGGCGTGGAGGCCGATTCAGCCCGGGCCGTAGCCGAAACCATCACCGCATTCGGGCGCCTCGACGTGCTGATCAACAACGCCGGTATTTCCATGCGGGCCATGTTCCAGGATGCCGACCTGGGCGTGATTGAGCGGCTAATGCAAACCAACTTTTTCGGGACGGTATACACCACCAAGTTTGCCTTGCCTCATATTCTGGCCACCAAAGGCTCCATTGTGGGTATTTCCAGCATTGCCGGCTACCGCGGCCTGCCGGGTCGCACCGGCTACTCGGCTTCCAAATTTGCCATGCATGGCTTTCTGGAGGCCCTGCGCACCGAGTTGCTGCCCCAGGGGGTACACGTACTGGTTGCTTGCCCGGGCTTCACGGCGTCTAACATCCGGCAGACCGCCCTAGCCGCCGACGGCTCGGCTCAGGGCGAATCGCCGCGCGACGAAGGCAAAATGATGACCAGTGAGGAAGTGGCCCACCACCTGCTGCGCGCTGTGCAGCAGCGCCGCCGCGACCTGGTGCTTACCGCCCAGGGTAAGTTGACGGTCTTCCTCAACAAGTGGCTGCCAGGGTTGGCCGATCGGCTGGTGCTCAATCACTTTCGTAAAGAAGAAGGCTCGCCGGTGAAATAA
- a CDS encoding GEVED domain-containing protein, with amino-acid sequence MTRLLRLGRWTPFFGGYVVLAALLLPGTSAQAQCPAAASACTPGAAPSSSYSFGMGILNVTLGSINNNSTGVQDGYRDYACSQNAALTVGTNYPISIRTNNGTDENVRVWIDLNNDGTLNGTTELVFSSDAKKVHTGTVRLPVGTTLNTRLRMRVAADYSNSPLPEPCSTPLYSQTEDYAVTAGANSAPPVAEFVADQTLTCSGCVQFTDQSQNSPSSWLWNFGDNTTSTVQSPRHCYATAGTYTVTLTVTNAAGSNVRTRSNYIVYDAAVPVAASCTPNTSAYCCGYGITRFTLGTLSKASANGEAGYEDFTCGSRVQLTEGNAYALSVTTGPSNPQDTRVWLDLNNDGSFSATELLYQALNRTNPSGSITIPASAVKGQPLRLRVISDYVGAPAGPCAEPQLGQAEDYTVTVLANTTPPVANFTSTYVPGTCVNPVQFTDQSQNAPTSWLWNFGDNTTSTAQNPSHQYSTSGTYTVTLRATNAYGQNTVTRTNYLTVSVPCLTYCASTGLNNNVWLTSVAVTGTGVAFSNPSGADAGGYGNYINQTIGLRQGQTYTLATTTNINFQRTTSMWLDLNRNGIFDTNELLVNGSSPQNSSAVFTIPNTASVLGFTRMRIQTRANGNQAQPCVTNQMNSETEDYSVRIDLVSSTAEARQLPSLSIFPNPTPSGLVHLRLADAAAAGTYEATVHNVLGAQLLTATLRLHPAADTNLDLTALPRGLYLIRLTDAAGHTAVRRVERQ; translated from the coding sequence ATGACGAGACTTCTACGGTTGGGGCGCTGGACGCCGTTTTTTGGGGGATATGTAGTGCTGGCAGCGTTGCTGTTGCCCGGCACTAGTGCCCAAGCGCAGTGCCCGGCGGCGGCCTCCGCCTGCACGCCGGGTGCGGCCCCGAGCAGCAGCTACTCGTTTGGAATGGGAATTCTGAACGTAACGCTGGGCAGTATCAACAACAACTCCACGGGTGTGCAGGATGGATACCGAGATTATGCCTGCTCCCAAAATGCGGCTCTGACCGTGGGTACCAACTACCCCATCAGCATTCGGACCAATAACGGCACCGACGAGAACGTGCGGGTCTGGATTGACCTCAACAACGATGGCACGCTGAACGGTACTACCGAACTCGTGTTCAGCTCCGACGCTAAGAAAGTGCATACCGGCACCGTGCGCCTGCCCGTGGGCACCACGCTCAACACCCGCCTGCGCATGCGGGTAGCGGCCGATTATAGTAACTCTCCTCTACCCGAGCCCTGCTCGACCCCGCTCTACTCGCAGACCGAGGACTACGCCGTAACGGCCGGGGCCAACAGCGCCCCGCCGGTAGCCGAATTTGTGGCCGACCAAACCCTGACCTGCTCGGGCTGCGTGCAGTTTACCGACCAGAGCCAGAACTCGCCTTCTTCCTGGCTGTGGAACTTCGGCGACAACACCACCAGCACCGTCCAGAGCCCGCGACACTGCTACGCCACGGCCGGCACCTACACCGTGACGCTGACTGTGACCAACGCGGCCGGCTCCAACGTGCGGACCCGTTCCAACTATATCGTGTACGATGCGGCTGTGCCGGTAGCGGCCAGCTGCACGCCCAACACCTCGGCCTATTGCTGCGGCTACGGCATCACCCGCTTTACGCTGGGCACACTGAGCAAGGCTTCCGCCAACGGCGAGGCCGGCTATGAGGATTTCACCTGCGGCAGCCGGGTGCAGCTTACCGAGGGCAATGCCTACGCCCTGAGCGTGACGACCGGCCCGAGCAACCCCCAGGACACCCGTGTATGGCTGGATTTGAACAACGACGGTAGCTTTAGCGCCACCGAGCTGCTTTACCAGGCCCTGAACCGCACCAATCCCAGCGGCAGCATAACCATTCCCGCCTCGGCCGTGAAAGGCCAGCCGCTGCGCCTGCGCGTGATTTCGGATTACGTAGGGGCCCCCGCCGGCCCCTGCGCCGAGCCCCAGTTGGGCCAGGCCGAGGACTACACCGTGACGGTTTTGGCGAATACCACCCCGCCAGTGGCCAATTTCACCTCTACCTATGTGCCGGGCACCTGCGTGAACCCGGTGCAGTTTACGGATCAAAGCCAGAATGCCCCTACCTCCTGGCTGTGGAACTTCGGCGACAACACCACCAGCACTGCCCAAAACCCTTCGCACCAGTATTCCACTTCGGGCACCTACACCGTGACGCTGCGGGCTACCAATGCTTATGGCCAGAACACCGTGACGCGCACGAATTACCTGACCGTATCGGTACCGTGCCTGACCTACTGCGCGTCGACGGGCCTGAACAACAACGTTTGGCTGACCAGCGTGGCCGTGACCGGTACGGGCGTGGCCTTCAGCAACCCTTCCGGGGCCGATGCCGGGGGGTACGGCAACTACATTAACCAGACTATCGGACTGCGCCAGGGCCAGACCTACACGCTGGCCACCACGACGAACATCAACTTCCAGCGGACGACCTCCATGTGGCTGGATCTGAACCGCAACGGTATATTCGACACCAACGAGTTGTTGGTCAATGGTAGCTCGCCCCAGAATTCGTCGGCGGTGTTTACGATTCCGAATACGGCCAGCGTGCTGGGCTTTACCCGCATGCGGATCCAGACCCGGGCCAACGGCAACCAGGCCCAGCCCTGCGTAACCAACCAGATGAATTCCGAAACCGAGGACTACTCGGTGCGCATCGACTTGGTCAGCAGCACGGCTGAGGCCCGGCAGCTGCCTTCGCTCAGCATTTTTCCGAACCCGACGCCCAGCGGGCTCGTGCACCTACGCCTGGCCGATGCGGCGGCGGCGGGCACCTACGAAGCCACGGTGCATAACGTGCTAGGAGCCCAGCTGCTGACTGCCACCCTGCGCCTGCACCCGGCCGCCGATACAAATCTGGACCTGACGGCGCTGCCCCGGGGGCTGTACCTGATCCGCCTGACCGACGCGGCGGGCCACACGGCCGTGCGGCGCGTGGAGCGCCAATAA